The Streptococcus viridans genome includes a window with the following:
- a CDS encoding DUF4298 domain-containing protein, protein MTPIERIQEMEGHLNAYQGLIEELEACLQRVEAGQSRYIALRDYYTSQVYMDDVELSNQPDFPEEVYCGVLSEDAVYDLLDEHYQKAVEMLDLATKMLKER, encoded by the coding sequence ATGACCCCAATTGAACGAATCCAAGAGATGGAAGGCCATCTCAACGCCTACCAAGGCTTAATCGAGGAGCTTGAAGCATGTTTGCAACGAGTGGAAGCTGGCCAGTCTCGCTATATCGCCCTTCGCGATTACTACACTAGCCAGGTCTACATGGACGATGTCGAATTGTCCAATCAGCCAGACTTCCCTGAAGAGGTCTACTGTGGAGTCTTATCGGAAGATGCCGTCTACGATTTGTTGGACGAGCACTACCAAAAGGCGGTAGAGATGCTAGACCTTGCGACCAAGATGTTGAAAGAACGATAA
- a CDS encoding DUF3042 family protein, which translates to MAKGFGKGFVTGVAGTVAAVAGAVYTFKKKVIEPEEQKAAFIEENRKKAARRRVSH; encoded by the coding sequence ATGGCTAAAGGATTTGGTAAAGGTTTTGTTACTGGTGTTGCTGGTACAGTTGCTGCTGTAGCAGGTGCAGTTTACACATTCAAGAAAAAAGTAATCGAGCCTGAAGAACAAAAAGCAGCTTTCATCGAAGAAAACCGCAAAAAAGCAGCACGTCGTCGTGTATCACACTAA
- the miaA gene encoding tRNA (adenosine(37)-N6)-dimethylallyltransferase MiaA yields the protein MKNKIIVIVGPTAVGKTALAIEVAQRFQGEVISGDSQQVYRTLDIGTAKASPEEQAAAPHHLIDVREVTETYSAYDFVTEASQAIEEIQGRGRLPIIAGGTGLYVQSLLEGYHLGGDVPHQDILAYRESLSPLTDEELFDRVAKEGIEIPQINRRRAMRALEIAHFGQDLENQAPAYEPYIICLDDDRQALYDRINRRVDLMVKQGLLEEAQWLYDNHPEVQAAKGIGYKELFPYFKGEQSLEEALEQLKQNTRRFAKRQLTWFRNRMTVHFYQIGEEGFKERVLQDIERFLNDRN from the coding sequence ATGAAAAACAAGATAATTGTGATAGTGGGACCGACCGCTGTTGGGAAAACAGCCCTCGCTATCGAGGTGGCCCAGCGCTTTCAGGGGGAGGTCATCAGCGGAGATAGCCAGCAGGTCTACCGCACTCTAGATATTGGAACGGCCAAGGCTAGTCCAGAAGAGCAGGCAGCAGCTCCCCATCATCTGATCGATGTCCGCGAGGTGACAGAGACTTACTCAGCCTACGATTTTGTGACAGAAGCTAGCCAAGCCATTGAGGAGATTCAAGGACGGGGGCGCCTTCCTATTATTGCTGGAGGGACAGGCCTCTATGTCCAGAGTCTCTTAGAAGGCTATCACCTAGGAGGAGATGTCCCCCACCAGGATATCCTAGCCTATCGGGAGTCCTTGTCTCCTCTCACTGATGAAGAACTGTTTGACCGAGTAGCAAAAGAGGGAATTGAAATTCCTCAGATCAATCGCAGACGGGCTATGCGGGCCTTGGAAATCGCCCATTTCGGTCAAGATTTGGAAAATCAAGCTCCAGCCTATGAACCCTATATCATCTGTCTAGACGATGATCGCCAAGCCTTGTATGACCGCATCAATCGACGGGTGGATCTCATGGTCAAGCAGGGCTTGTTAGAAGAAGCCCAATGGCTCTATGACAACCATCCTGAGGTTCAGGCGGCTAAGGGGATTGGCTACAAGGAGCTCTTTCCTTATTTCAAGGGGGAGCAAAGTTTAGAAGAGGCTCTTGAACAGCTCAAGCAAAATACGCGCCGTTTTGCTAAGCGCCAGTTGACCTGGTTCCGCAATCGGATGACAGTTCATTTTTACCAGATTGGAGAAGAAGGCTTCAAGGAGCGGGTTCTTCAAGATATAGAAAGATTTTTAAATGATAGAAACTGA
- the hflX gene encoding GTPase HflX, giving the protein MIETEKKQERVLIVGVELQGMENFDMSMEELASLAKTAGAEVVGVYTQKREKYDSKTFVGSGKLEEIAQMVDADEVSTVVVNNRLTPRQNVNLEEILGVKVIDRMQLILDIFAMRARSHEGKLQVHLAQLKYLLPRLVGQGIMLSRQAGGIGSRGPGESQLELNRRSVRNQITDIERQLKVVEKNREVVREKRLESPIFKIGLIGYTNAGKSTIMNALTSKTQYEADELFATLDATTKSIHLTGNLQVTLTDTVGFIQDLPTELVTSFKSTLEESKNVDLLVHVIDASDPNHEEHEKTVLQIMKDLEMLEIPRLTLYNKADKVADFTPTQTPYRLVSAKDPDSRTKLQDILLEKMQELFHPFTIQVPFDQAYRIHELETIAILAERSYEETGEVITGYIAPKNAWRLEEFYHHGLS; this is encoded by the coding sequence ATGATAGAAACTGAGAAAAAACAGGAGCGGGTCCTCATTGTCGGTGTCGAGCTCCAAGGCATGGAGAACTTTGACATGTCCATGGAAGAGTTGGCCAGTCTAGCCAAGACAGCCGGGGCAGAAGTCGTCGGCGTCTACACTCAAAAGAGGGAGAAGTACGACAGTAAGACCTTTGTCGGCTCTGGGAAGCTAGAAGAGATTGCCCAAATGGTCGATGCGGATGAGGTTTCGACCGTTGTCGTTAACAACCGTTTGACCCCTCGCCAGAATGTGAATTTAGAAGAAATTTTGGGTGTGAAGGTCATCGACCGGATGCAGCTGATTTTGGATATCTTTGCCATGCGGGCTCGGAGCCACGAAGGCAAGCTCCAGGTTCATCTAGCCCAGCTCAAGTACCTCTTGCCTCGTCTAGTGGGTCAAGGGATCATGCTCAGCCGTCAGGCCGGGGGGATTGGTTCCCGTGGACCGGGAGAAAGTCAGTTGGAGTTGAACCGCCGGAGTGTCCGCAATCAAATCACCGATATCGAGCGTCAACTCAAGGTGGTCGAGAAGAACCGTGAAGTGGTCCGGGAAAAACGCCTAGAATCCCCCATCTTTAAGATTGGCTTGATTGGCTATACCAATGCCGGCAAATCAACCATTATGAATGCCTTGACCAGTAAGACCCAATACGAGGCAGATGAACTCTTTGCGACCTTGGATGCCACCACCAAGAGCATCCATCTAACAGGCAATCTACAAGTAACTCTGACAGATACAGTTGGTTTTATTCAGGACTTGCCGACAGAGTTGGTGACCAGTTTTAAGTCGACTCTAGAAGAAAGTAAGAATGTGGATCTCTTGGTCCATGTCATCGATGCCTCTGATCCCAACCATGAAGAGCATGAAAAGACAGTTCTTCAGATTATGAAGGATTTGGAGATGCTGGAGATTCCACGCTTAACTCTCTACAATAAGGCTGATAAAGTCGCGGACTTTACTCCGACTCAGACACCTTATCGCCTGGTTTCGGCCAAGGATCCCGATAGTCGGACTAAACTGCAGGACATTCTACTTGAAAAGATGCAGGAGCTCTTCCATCCCTTTACGATTCAGGTTCCTTTTGATCAAGCCTACCGCATCCATGAATTGGAGACCATTGCCATCTTGGCTGAGCGTTCCTATGAGGAAACTGGTGAGGTCATAACAGGCTACATCGCCCCTAAAAATGCATGGAGACTAGAGGAGTTTTACCATCATGGATTATCTTAA
- a CDS encoding cystathionine beta-lyase, with translation MMDYLNIALSYGGYTSLDKVYLERILEGLTEEQKLQFITPPPSVINAYFAELYQKKSPEAATDYFEQVTEAFDLYQTSPSFEEDKPFVRLNLSGKAYGFCYREKGLAQVFAQQAEAISMDLLFEIAQIFPHYLVYEEEGLILMRLVNDQEVVEIKELSPLSNLEELADGSIRLTGYNQDELAQLARAYPGKIAVRSKNRTAMIYIS, from the coding sequence ATCATGGATTATCTTAATATCGCCCTCAGCTATGGAGGCTATACCAGTCTCGACAAGGTCTATTTGGAGCGGATCTTAGAGGGATTGACAGAAGAGCAAAAGCTCCAGTTTATCACGCCACCGCCCAGTGTCATCAATGCCTACTTCGCTGAGCTTTACCAAAAGAAGAGCCCCGAAGCAGCAACAGACTACTTTGAACAAGTCACTGAGGCCTTTGATCTCTATCAGACCAGTCCTAGCTTTGAGGAGGACAAACCCTTTGTCCGTCTCAATCTGTCTGGCAAGGCCTATGGATTTTGCTACCGAGAAAAGGGGCTGGCTCAAGTCTTTGCCCAGCAAGCAGAAGCCATCAGCATGGACCTCTTGTTTGAGATTGCGCAAATCTTCCCTCACTACCTGGTCTATGAAGAGGAAGGCTTGATCTTGATGCGTCTGGTGAACGATCAAGAGGTGGTGGAGATCAAGGAATTGTCACCTCTATCTAATCTTGAAGAGTTAGCAGATGGCAGCATCCGCCTGACTGGCTACAACCAGGACGAATTGGCTCAATTAGCTAGGGCCTACCCAGGAAAAATCGCCGTTCGATCAAAAAATCGGACTGCTATGATCTATATAAGTTAG
- the rnz gene encoding ribonuclease Z, whose amino-acid sequence MEIQFLGTGAGQPSKSRNVSSLALKLLDEINEVWLFDCGEGTQNQILETSIRPRKVSKIFITHLHGDHIFGLPGFLSSRAFQANEEQTDLEIYGPIGIKSFVLTSLRVSGSRLPYKIHFHEFDEGSLGKIMETDKFTVYAEALDHTIFCVGYRIMQKDLEGTLDADKLKAAGVPFGPLFGQVKNGQDVTLEDGTKIIAADYISAPRPGKVITILGDTRKTNASVRLAVNADVLVHESTYGKGDEKIARKHGHSTNIQASEVAREAGAKRLLLNHISARFLSKDVSQLRKDASSIFENVYVVKDLEEVEI is encoded by the coding sequence ATGGAAATTCAATTTTTAGGAACGGGTGCGGGCCAGCCGTCCAAATCTCGTAATGTCTCAAGTCTAGCGCTCAAACTCTTGGATGAGATCAATGAAGTTTGGCTCTTTGACTGTGGGGAAGGGACGCAAAACCAAATCTTAGAAACCAGCATTCGTCCTCGAAAAGTCAGCAAGATTTTTATCACCCACTTACATGGGGACCATATCTTTGGCTTGCCAGGTTTCCTCTCTAGTCGTGCCTTTCAAGCCAATGAAGAGCAGACCGATCTAGAGATTTATGGACCGATTGGGATCAAATCCTTTGTCTTGACCAGTCTTCGGGTTTCTGGTTCCCGCCTGCCATACAAGATCCATTTTCATGAGTTCGATGAAGGTTCACTTGGGAAAATCATGGAGACCGATAAGTTCACGGTCTATGCCGAGGCCTTAGACCATACCATCTTCTGTGTGGGCTATCGCATCATGCAAAAAGACCTGGAAGGAACGTTGGATGCAGACAAGCTCAAGGCAGCAGGAGTGCCGTTTGGCCCGCTCTTTGGCCAGGTCAAAAATGGCCAAGATGTCACCCTAGAAGATGGCACCAAGATCATTGCGGCGGACTATATCTCAGCCCCTCGACCTGGTAAGGTCATCACTATCCTGGGAGATACACGTAAGACCAATGCTAGCGTCAGACTTGCCGTCAATGCAGATGTCCTCGTGCATGAGTCCACTTATGGCAAGGGCGATGAGAAGATTGCTCGGAAGCATGGACACTCGACCAATATACAGGCGTCAGAAGTAGCGCGTGAAGCAGGGGCCAAACGTCTTCTTCTCAACCATATCAGTGCCCGCTTCCTCTCCAAGGACGTCAGCCAATTGCGCAAGGATGCGTCCAGCATTTTTGAAAATGTTTATGTCGTCAAGGATTTAGAAGAAGTGGAGATCTAA
- a CDS encoding SDR family NAD(P)-dependent oxidoreductase gives MRTIIITGASGGLAQEMVKLLPEDRLILLGRNQEKLEDLYASHPQAECIGIDITDPSAIQQLVEELYQRYGKIDVLVNNAGYGIFEEFDSISDQQVREMFEVNTFALMQFSRLVGAHMKVAGKGHIVNIVSMAGLVATAKSSLYSATKFAAIGFSNALRLELMPFGVHVTTVNPGPIRTSFFDQADPDGSYVKAVDRYILEPDFVAKKIVKNFGKAKRELNLPWLLNLTHKLYTLFPRISDKLASKMFNYK, from the coding sequence ATGCGAACTATCATCATCACAGGAGCAAGCGGGGGACTAGCACAGGAAATGGTCAAGCTCCTCCCCGAGGACCGGCTCATTCTCCTAGGTAGAAATCAAGAAAAACTGGAAGACCTCTATGCTAGCCATCCTCAGGCCGAATGCATCGGGATCGATATCACAGATCCATCAGCTATCCAACAGCTAGTCGAAGAGCTCTATCAGCGCTATGGAAAGATCGATGTCTTGGTCAACAATGCTGGGTATGGGATCTTTGAAGAGTTTGATAGCATTTCTGACCAACAGGTGCGAGAGATGTTTGAGGTCAACACCTTTGCATTGATGCAGTTTTCACGTTTGGTAGGGGCGCACATGAAGGTAGCTGGCAAGGGGCACATTGTCAATATCGTCAGCATGGCGGGTCTCGTCGCAACTGCCAAATCTAGCCTTTATTCGGCGACCAAGTTTGCGGCCATTGGCTTTTCCAATGCCCTCCGCTTGGAACTCATGCCTTTTGGTGTCCATGTGACGACGGTCAATCCAGGCCCCATTCGGACTAGTTTCTTTGATCAGGCAGATCCTGACGGAAGCTATGTCAAGGCTGTGGACCGCTACATTTTGGAACCAGACTTTGTGGCTAAGAAGATCGTTAAAAACTTTGGAAAAGCAAAACGCGAGCTCAATCTTCCTTGGCTCTTGAACCTGACCCACAAGCTCTATACCCTATTCCCACGCATCTCGGACAAGCTGGCCAGCAAGATGTTTAATTACAAATAG
- a CDS encoding class I SAM-dependent methyltransferase, giving the protein MAANIQAYLENIRKPWGQIYYDILFDQLQDIKGKQVLDFGSGFGLVANHLAQDNQVLAVEPNEEMVALRAQEHSYQQLVGSLDQLASLEDASFDVILCHNVLEYVEDRKLVLEEFTRLLKPDGLLSIVKHNEVGRVLQTVVFEDDTQKALDLLAGQDLETHSMGLAQAYDLDRAVEDLALEVQAYQGIRVFYALQDNRFKGQEGWRESMLKMELAVCQESPYRDIAFFQHYTLKRS; this is encoded by the coding sequence ATGGCAGCTAATATTCAAGCCTATTTAGAAAACATCCGGAAACCTTGGGGACAGATCTATTATGATATTCTTTTTGACCAATTACAGGACATCAAGGGAAAGCAAGTCCTTGATTTTGGCAGTGGCTTTGGCCTGGTGGCCAACCACCTGGCGCAAGACAATCAAGTCCTTGCTGTGGAGCCTAATGAAGAAATGGTAGCTTTGCGGGCCCAAGAACATTCCTACCAGCAACTGGTAGGAAGTCTGGACCAGTTAGCAAGCCTTGAAGATGCCAGCTTTGATGTCATCCTTTGCCATAATGTCTTGGAGTATGTAGAGGATCGCAAGCTAGTTCTTGAAGAATTTACCCGTCTCTTGAAACCAGATGGTCTCCTATCCATCGTCAAGCACAATGAGGTTGGACGCGTCCTGCAGACCGTCGTCTTTGAAGATGATACTCAGAAAGCGCTCGATCTCCTAGCAGGTCAGGATCTGGAAACCCACTCCATGGGCTTGGCCCAGGCCTATGATCTAGATAGAGCAGTAGAAGACCTAGCCCTCGAAGTTCAGGCCTACCAAGGAATTCGTGTCTTTTACGCCTTGCAGGACAATCGCTTTAAAGGACAAGAAGGCTGGCGAGAGTCTATGCTCAAGATGGAGCTGGCCGTTTGCCAAGAGTCCCCTTACAGAGATATCGCCTTCTTCCAGCACTATACCCTAAAAAGGAGTTAA
- a CDS encoding GNAT family N-acetyltransferase, which translates to MLEYKQEIPPMTDLVALYSSVGWTNYTNNPTMLEEAVKASLWQLAVYDKEEQVAYIRLVGDGHSVLLVQDLLVRPDHQRQGIGKKLLEEALATFPNVYQRLLVTECSEKNLAFYQSLGFVELSEQACTGMIYNN; encoded by the coding sequence ATGTTAGAGTACAAACAAGAGATTCCACCGATGACAGACCTAGTCGCACTCTACAGCTCGGTCGGCTGGACCAATTATACCAATAACCCAACTATGCTAGAAGAGGCTGTCAAAGCCAGTCTCTGGCAGTTAGCAGTCTATGATAAGGAAGAGCAGGTCGCTTACATTCGCTTGGTAGGAGATGGGCACTCAGTTCTGTTGGTGCAAGATCTCTTGGTGCGACCAGATCATCAGAGGCAAGGTATCGGAAAGAAACTCCTAGAAGAGGCTTTAGCGACCTTTCCTAATGTCTATCAACGGCTTCTTGTCACTGAATGTAGCGAGAAAAATCTTGCCTTTTACCAATCCCTTGGCTTTGTCGAATTGTCAGAGCAAGCCTGTACGGGGATGATTTATAATAATTGA